CCAAGCGATCTTTCGCTTTAAGTTCTTCACAGGTCCACTGCCTGTCAAACTCCACATCTTCGTCGTTGAAAGAAGTGACAATCTGATAAAAAATGAAGATCACTATAACTAAAAGAGTGCAGCACACTAATTTTCGCCCCCTTGGTAGCTTCCGTCTCCGAGAGAATAACATCCCAAATTCCTCAGAATTTAAGGCGGCCGCTCGCCGCGTCACAAAGTATATTCGTACGAGAAAGCGTTACGCATCGACAAAAATGTCAGGTGAATAATACCACGGGGTCACATAACGATCACGTACGACCAATCGAACGtagaaaattgaatattttcagCACTCTGTTCCAGCAATAGGATTTTTCACCCCAGCTGAGATGAATGActtaagcaaaataaaaacttaaagcAATTCAAAGCCTTTTGAATCGCTGCATCTCAAAAAAACCGGAAACGACGTTCAGTCTACATCCACTTCCGGTAACGTccggaaaaaaaataacagccTCACCTATTAAAGTTTTACTCAAGTTTGAATGCTTCAAACAAATTTATGAAGCATAAACCCACAGTAGTTATAGTTTTTGAACACTTCAGATAAATGAGCTTTTGATACCGTAAAGCACGAAATTAAAACGAAAGGAAGCAAGCTTTGGATGACGCCAGGTGAGTTCACTGTTTCAGGGCAGTTGTTTTTCGGTATGACAGGGGTTCCCAAATATGGATCAATTAGTTACAGGCGAATGGCTACGCGTGCCAGAATTGTTGTAGCGTCCATTTCAGCCAATCACCGTTGGAGCTGAGTTACTTCAACGTGCATTGTGTTGACAATAACTTGtcatgtttctttctttgttgagCAGAGGTTTGTTTTCAGCGCTGCGAAACGGAAGTTCCGTCATGAGAGGTATGAAATTTCGAGAAAATCGGACACGCATTGACTGAGTTCACTCGATTTGCGCGGCAAGACTCGAAAGTTACGAAGACCGCAGATAACGTACCCGTCACTGGACAAAATGCCACGGGTAGTGCCAGAGCAAAGGCAAAAGTTCGAAAATGACGACTTATTTCGGAAGATGTCACGGGAGACGGAGGTGATTTGACAATTCGACGTACATGACAAAGTTGTAAACTCACATGGACACTGCAGCACGATGCCATTAAATCGATTCTATCTATTTTCAGATAAAATATACCGGTTATAGAGACAGATCGCACGAGGAACGCATCGTCCGATTTCAAACAGAAGCTCGCGATGGACATGCCACCGTGGTAAGCCTGTCAAAAAAACTACTCTTGATGAAGTTGACGAAAACTTTCGTAAAGATCATCACAGTCCCTCTTTGCGTGAGGGAGTTCTTGTGTTCTGTGTTATTAAATCATTAcccttgaataatttttttaaacgatGTAGGCTTTCGTGTCGTCTGGGACGAATTTCACACTACAGTTTCCAAAAGGAGAGGATGGAACAGTTCCGAAGGATTTTCTTGACTTTGATCGGGAACCAGGAAAGGTAAACGAAAGTGAACATGATTTCAGGTTTCGCTTTAAAGAGGAATATTTGAAAACGAGCTAATAATTGC
This region of Pocillopora verrucosa isolate sample1 chromosome 3, ASM3666991v2, whole genome shotgun sequence genomic DNA includes:
- the LOC131787385 gene encoding core-binding factor subunit beta-like isoform X2; this translates as MPRVVPEQRQKFENDDLFRKMSRETEIKYTGYRDRSHEERIVRFQTEARDGHATVAFVSSGTNFTLQFPKGEDGTVPKDFLDFDREPGKVFIKSRFIMNGVCVVWKGWIDLQRLDGAGYLEFDEDKAKSEDKVMKETLEQAKRRVAEFEERQRQWREEQQRKESEASSHQRINYRQN
- the LOC131787385 gene encoding core-binding factor subunit beta-like isoform X1 — protein: MPRVVPEQRQKFENDDLFRKMSRETEIKYTGYRDRSHEERIVRFQTEARDGHATVAFVSSGTNFTLQFPKGEDGTVPKDFLDFDREPGKVFIKSRFIMNGVCVVWKGWIDLQRLDGAGYLEFDEDKAKSEDKVMKETLEQAKRRVAEFEERQRQWREEQQRKESETKLRGHSSSGAQK